One window from the genome of Gadus macrocephalus chromosome 7, ASM3116895v1 encodes:
- the dhrs11a gene encoding dehydrogenase/reductase SDR family member 11a — MDRWKGRVALVTGASVGIGAAVARALVQHGMRVVGCARSVDKIEKLAAECQSAGYSGTLIPYKCDLSNEEDILSMFSAIKTLQQGVDVCINNAGLAHSEPLLSGKTESWRNMIDVNVMALSICTREAYKSMKERNVDDGHIININSMGGHRMVPSADEHFYCATKYAVTALTEGLRQELREAKTHIRATSISPGIVETEFAFRHHDSDPQKAAAVYESIKCLKAEDIASAVTYVLSAPPHVQIGDVQMRPVEQVS, encoded by the exons ATGGACCGCTGGAAAGGCAGAGTGGCTCTGGTGACGGGAGCCTCGGTGGGGATCGGAGCGGCTGTTGCGCGGGCGCTGGTCCAGCACGGCATGCGGGTGGTCGGCTGCGCCAGGAGTGTTGACAAGATAGAG AAGCTGGCAGCCGAGTGCCAGAGCGCGGGCTACAGTGGCACCCTGATCCCCTACAAGTGCGACCTGTCCAACGAGGAGGACATCCTGTCCATGTTCTCGGCCATCAAGACGCTGCAGCAGGGCGTGGACGTGTGCATCAACAACGCCGGGCTGGCCCACAGCGAGCCGCTGCTCAGTGGCAAGACGGAGAGCTGGAGGAACATGATCGAC GTCAACGTCATGGCGTTGTCTATCTGTACCCGAGAGGCCTACAAATCCATGAAGGAGAGGAATGTGGACGATGGCCACATCATCAATATTAACAG CATGGGCGGCCACCGAATGGTCCCGAGCGCCGACGAGCACTTCTACTGCGCCACAAAGTACGCTGTGACGGCGCTCACTGAGGGGCTGAGGCAGGAGCTCCGCGAAGCCAAGACCCACATCAGGGCCACG TCGATATCCCCTGGGATCGTGGAGACAGAGTTTGCGTTCCGACACCACGACAGTGATCCCCAGAAGGCCGCCGCGGTGTATGAGAGCATAAAG TGTTTGAAGGCCGAGGATATAGCCAGCGCAGTCACTTATGTCCTCAGTGCCCCTCCTCATGTGCAG ATCGGAGATGTACAGATGAGGCCCGTGGAACAGGTTTCATAG